A single genomic interval of Bacillus alveayuensis harbors:
- a CDS encoding hypothetical protein (product_source=Hypo-rule applied; cath_funfam=3.90.228.10; superfamily=56399), producing MGKLEVCLMRYFIGYHGTSSVFAEKILRTNFIVDHTKVGWLGTGIYLFEENQELARSWANYKYSNSKKGVIRCEIEIAEEEVFDVVDPLGEHNKFFHAVRKQLIEQEIKKRNLQL from the coding sequence TTGGGGAAACTAGAGGTATGTTTAATGAGGTACTTTATTGGTTATCATGGTACTAGCTCAGTCTTTGCTGAAAAAATTCTACGCACAAATTTTATCGTGGATCACACAAAAGTTGGCTGGTTAGGGACAGGTATTTACCTGTTTGAAGAAAATCAGGAATTAGCTCGTTCATGGGCTAATTATAAGTACTCTAATAGTAAAAAGGGAGTAATTAGGTGTGAAATAGAAATAGCGGAGGAAGAAGTATTTGATGTTGTAGATCCTCTAGGTGAACATAACAAATTTTTTCATGCTGTAAGAAAACAACTTATTGAACAAGAAATTAAAAAAAGAAATTTACAACTTTGA
- a CDS encoding TolB-like protein (product_source=COG5616; cog=COG5616; superfamily=51206), which produces MMNAELEAKKLFESLSDEELIQLLQESGFEVIKGNGEVIYTESNEYVNVVSGKVTVKFNPKNPTAEKPTKMDSFPFAC; this is translated from the coding sequence ATGATGAACGCTGAATTAGAAGCAAAAAAGCTATTTGAGTCTTTATCGGATGAAGAATTAATACAATTGCTTCAAGAATCCGGCTTCGAAGTGATAAAAGGGAACGGTGAAGTTATTTATACAGAATCTAATGAGTATGTTAATGTTGTTAGTGGCAAGGTAACGGTCAAATTTAATCCGAAAAACCCAACGGCGGAAAAGCCAACAAAAATGGATTCTTTCCCTTTTGCTTGTTAA
- a CDS encoding preprotein translocase subunit SecB (product_source=KO:K03071; cath_funfam=3.10.420.10; cog=COG1952; ko=KO:K03071; pfam=PF02556; superfamily=54611) codes for MKDAVSVLRFHTYSVDEMVYRRNYDFFSSEQEIELDFHLEAKAILSDENDKSIIILTCEIFSDDFEKNNVPFYLKTTVRGFFTCSEEVNIEDFQFHGMAILLPYVRSIITSFTAQSGINPVILPPINVYKVFGKSETE; via the coding sequence ATGAAGGATGCAGTTAGTGTATTACGATTTCATACTTATTCTGTAGATGAAATGGTCTATCGTAGAAATTACGACTTCTTTTCAAGCGAGCAAGAAATTGAACTTGACTTTCATTTAGAGGCAAAAGCAATTCTCTCCGATGAGAATGATAAATCAATCATTATCTTGACCTGTGAGATCTTTAGCGATGATTTTGAAAAAAATAATGTTCCTTTTTATTTAAAGACAACCGTAAGAGGATTCTTTACATGTAGTGAGGAAGTAAACATTGAGGACTTTCAGTTTCATGGCATGGCCATTTTATTGCCGTACGTTAGATCAATCATAACAAGTTTTACTGCCCAATCAGGTATTAATCCAGTTATTTTGCCACCTATAAATGTATATAAGGTTTTTGGGAAATCAGAAACTGAATAA